The Tenacibaculum jejuense genome includes a window with the following:
- a CDS encoding isoprenyl transferase gives MSEKLQRINLNRIPNHIAIIMDGNGRWAKKKGMQRVFGHRNALTAVRESVAAASEIGSKFITLYAFSTENWNRPKLEVDALMSLLITSLKKEIPDFHKNDIKVNSIGAVDQLPKKAQKVLNEVIEETSNNSKITLTFALSYGSREEIVNAIKNISKKVVNNEIDIKKIDEKIINSHLYTFNLPDVDLMIRTSGEQRISNFLLWQMAYAELYFTETLWPDFRKEHLFDAIIDYQNRERRFGKTSEQIDTNV, from the coding sequence ATGAGTGAAAAACTACAACGCATTAACTTAAATAGAATTCCTAATCATATCGCTATAATTATGGACGGTAATGGTCGTTGGGCTAAAAAAAAGGGAATGCAACGTGTTTTTGGACATCGAAATGCTTTAACCGCTGTCCGTGAGTCTGTAGCTGCTGCTAGCGAAATAGGCTCAAAATTTATTACTTTATATGCTTTTTCTACAGAAAACTGGAATAGACCTAAACTTGAAGTTGATGCTCTAATGAGCTTACTTATCACTTCTTTAAAGAAAGAAATTCCCGATTTTCATAAAAATGATATTAAAGTTAATAGCATAGGAGCTGTAGATCAACTACCTAAAAAAGCCCAAAAAGTACTTAACGAAGTAATTGAAGAAACTAGCAATAATTCTAAAATAACTCTAACATTTGCACTGAGTTATGGTAGTAGAGAAGAAATTGTTAATGCTATCAAAAACATATCTAAAAAAGTTGTTAATAACGAAATTGACATAAAAAAAATTGATGAAAAAATTATAAATAGTCATTTATATACATTTAATTTGCCCGACGTTGATTTAATGATACGTACAAGTGGGGAACAAAGAATAAGCAACTTTTTGTTATGGCAAATGGCCTATGCGGAATTATATTTCACTGAAACACTTTGGCCTGACTTTAGAAAAGAGCATTTATTCGACGCAATTATAGACTATCAAAACAGAGAACGAAGATTTGGAAAGACAAGTGAACAGATTGATACCAATGTATAA
- the porG gene encoding type IX secretion system protein PorG, protein MKRYIFTLLLTCFSSISFSQIHEVGFFLGGSNIIGDIGASNYVSPNQIAGGLVYKYNLNPRIAIRGNYNYIPVSAADIDSDNLFRQQRNFSISNTIHELAVGLEFNFFDYNIRIREQSFTPYILAQVAANNYQSPDRQQGTEILFTNKFSYAIPVGVGVKGRISDHLAYGLEVAVRLTFDDDLDYTVNDIPVLDFGGNGNDFYTFAGFSIVYTFGRPACYADQNNL, encoded by the coding sequence ATGAAAAGGTATATTTTTACATTATTATTAACTTGTTTTTCAAGTATTTCGTTTTCGCAAATTCACGAAGTTGGCTTCTTCTTAGGTGGATCTAATATTATTGGAGACATCGGAGCAAGCAATTACGTATCCCCTAACCAAATAGCGGGGGGGCTTGTTTACAAGTATAATTTAAACCCACGAATAGCTATTCGCGGTAATTATAATTACATCCCAGTATCAGCTGCAGATATAGATTCAGATAATTTATTTCGTCAACAAAGAAACTTTAGTATATCCAATACTATACATGAACTAGCAGTTGGACTTGAATTCAATTTCTTCGATTATAATATTAGAATAAGAGAACAATCATTTACTCCATATATTTTAGCACAAGTTGCTGCAAATAATTATCAAAGTCCAGATAGACAACAAGGAACAGAAATTTTATTTACCAACAAATTCTCTTACGCTATACCAGTAGGAGTTGGTGTTAAAGGAAGAATATCAGATCATTTAGCATACGGGTTAGAGGTCGCAGTTCGACTTACTTTTGATGATGATTTAGATTATACAGTTAATGACATACCAGTCCTTGACTTTGGAGGTAATGGAAATGATTTTTACACGTTTGCTGGTTTTTCTATAGTGTATACTTTTGGAAGGCCTGCATGTTATGCCGATCAGAATAATTTATGA
- a CDS encoding NAD kinase codes for MKKVAIYAQSYSLNAEKEVKTLIKCLEKHNIVIFIEEEYYNLLTSHEVLSKKYPVFSHFNDLSDSFDMLFTVGGDGTILRAVTYIRNLNIPILGINTGRLGFLATIQKKEIKEAIASIMEGKFSLQERSLLQIQTNPGTETFSELNFALNEVTIARRNTTSMIGIKTYLDEEYLTNYWADGLIISTPTGSTGYSLSCGGPVILPDSTSLVITPIAPHNLNARPIIIPEKTNIQLEVSAREKDFLISLDSRIATVPQETIVQIQKAPFTVKTILLENQSYLKTLRQKLLWGEDTRNK; via the coding sequence TTGAAAAAAGTAGCTATATACGCGCAATCGTATTCGTTGAATGCAGAAAAAGAGGTTAAAACTCTTATTAAATGTTTGGAAAAACATAATATCGTCATTTTTATAGAGGAGGAATATTATAATTTACTTACTTCACATGAGGTTTTAAGTAAAAAGTATCCTGTTTTCTCACATTTTAATGATTTATCTGATTCTTTTGACATGTTATTTACTGTTGGTGGAGATGGGACTATTTTAAGAGCTGTAACTTATATCAGAAACTTAAACATTCCTATTTTAGGAATCAATACCGGAAGACTAGGTTTCTTAGCTACAATTCAAAAGAAAGAAATTAAAGAAGCTATAGCCTCTATAATGGAAGGTAAGTTCAGTCTACAAGAGAGATCTTTACTACAAATACAAACTAATCCAGGAACCGAAACTTTCTCAGAACTAAATTTTGCACTAAACGAAGTTACTATAGCAAGAAGAAATACAACTTCTATGATTGGTATAAAAACGTATTTGGATGAAGAATACTTAACAAATTATTGGGCTGATGGACTGATTATATCTACACCAACAGGTTCAACTGGTTATTCATTAAGTTGTGGCGGACCTGTAATTTTACCAGATTCAACAAGTTTAGTAATTACACCAATTGCTCCTCATAATTTAAATGCAAGACCAATAATAATTCCTGAAAAAACGAATATTCAACTAGAAGTTAGTGCTCGAGAAAAAGATTTTTTAATCTCTCTAGATTCAAGAATAGCTACTGTTCCTCAAGAAACTATAGTTCAAATTCAGAAAGCTCCTTTTACTGTAAAAACTATTTTGTTAGAGAATCAGTCTTATTTAAAAACACTTCGTCAAAAATTACTCTGGGGTGAAGACACTCGAAATAAGTAA
- a CDS encoding CBS domain-containing protein: MNITDYILKEIKALTLKDSVLIANDLCKDLPITHIPIVDNNKLVGCFAEDDIQTIEKKDAELGEYTHLLHQFHTNTKTTLLELITLFAENDCNIIPVLDEEQNYAGYYDLRDILDVFVDSPFMHQNNETLIVAKSKSDFSMSQVSQIVESNKAKLLGLYVSKETADNVEITIKLSSEEMNEIIQTFRRYDYSVISQHEDDSYLEELKDRANYLRKYLDM; the protein is encoded by the coding sequence ATGAATATTACTGATTATATCCTCAAAGAAATTAAGGCACTAACATTAAAAGATTCTGTTCTTATTGCCAACGATTTATGTAAAGATTTACCTATAACTCATATTCCAATTGTTGATAACAATAAACTTGTAGGCTGTTTTGCTGAAGATGATATTCAAACTATAGAAAAAAAAGATGCTGAGTTAGGCGAATACACACACTTATTACATCAATTTCATACCAACACTAAAACAACATTATTAGAACTAATTACATTGTTTGCTGAAAATGATTGTAATATAATTCCTGTTTTAGACGAGGAACAAAATTATGCTGGATACTACGATTTACGTGATATTTTAGATGTATTTGTAGATAGTCCATTCATGCATCAAAATAATGAAACATTAATTGTTGCTAAATCTAAATCAGATTTTTCTATGAGTCAAGTTTCTCAAATTGTAGAAAGTAACAAGGCAAAACTTTTAGGACTCTATGTATCTAAAGAAACCGCAGACAATGTAGAAATAACAATAAAACTTTCTTCTGAAGAAATGAATGAGATTATTCAAACATTTAGAAGATATGATTACAGTGTGATATCGCAACATGAAGATGATTCTTATCTTGAAGAACTTAAAGACAGAGCAAACTATCTAAGAAAATACTTAGATATGTAA
- a CDS encoding pyridoxine 5'-phosphate synthase, which translates to MTKLSVNINKIATLRNSRGGNIPNLLKVASDIQDFGANGITVHPRPDERHIKYQDAYDLKPVVVTEYNIEGNPIQKFKDLVLEIKPTQVTFVPDGEDVLTSNAGWDTIKHQSYLKDIIAEFKEAGIRTSIFIETDLNLIEAAATTGTDRIELYTENYAAEYVKGNKEAIQPYVEAAKLAVDLGLGINAGHDLNLENIKYFKQNIPNLAEVSIGHALISESIYLGIENVVNLYLDRLK; encoded by the coding sequence ATGACAAAGTTAAGTGTAAATATTAATAAAATTGCTACGTTACGTAATTCTAGAGGGGGAAATATTCCTAATTTGTTAAAAGTAGCTTCAGATATTCAAGATTTTGGAGCGAATGGAATAACAGTGCATCCAAGACCAGATGAAAGGCATATAAAATATCAAGATGCTTATGATTTAAAACCTGTTGTAGTTACAGAATACAATATAGAAGGAAATCCTATACAAAAGTTTAAAGATTTAGTGCTAGAAATTAAGCCTACTCAAGTAACTTTTGTGCCAGATGGAGAAGATGTTTTAACTTCTAATGCAGGTTGGGATACAATTAAACATCAATCATATTTAAAAGATATTATTGCTGAGTTTAAAGAAGCAGGGATTCGAACTTCTATTTTTATAGAAACAGATTTAAACCTAATCGAAGCTGCTGCTACTACAGGAACAGATAGAATAGAGTTGTATACCGAAAATTATGCTGCGGAGTATGTAAAAGGGAACAAAGAAGCAATACAACCTTATGTAGAAGCGGCTAAATTAGCTGTTGATTTAGGATTGGGTATTAATGCAGGACATGATTTGAATTTAGAAAATATAAAATATTTCAAGCAGAATATACCTAATTTGGCTGAAGTTTCTATAGGTCATGCTTTAATTTCTGAGAGTATTTATTTAGGGATTGAAAACGTAGTAAATTTATATTTAGATCGTCTTAAATAA
- a CDS encoding alpha/beta fold hydrolase has translation MSEILHSKIVGEGKPLLILHGFFGMGDNWKSHANKFAEDGFQVHLIDQRNHGRSFHSDEFSYELLVEDLLNYIQAHTLENVYLLGHSMGGKTAMLFATEHPEFIHKLIIADIAPKEYPPHHQDIIKALESVDFQIQNSRRLIDEKLSELISEVGVRQFILKNTYRKTKDQLAFRFNLKALSENYHEVVKPLPSSTVFNGETLFLRGEKSGYILDEDSFLIKAHFPNSEVETISKAGHWLHAENPSEFYTKAINFLK, from the coding sequence ATGAGTGAGATTTTACATAGTAAAATAGTAGGTGAAGGAAAACCGTTGTTGATTTTACATGGTTTTTTTGGAATGGGTGATAATTGGAAAAGTCATGCAAATAAGTTTGCTGAAGATGGTTTTCAAGTACATTTAATTGATCAAAGAAATCATGGTAGAAGTTTTCATTCAGATGAGTTTAGTTATGAATTATTAGTTGAAGATTTACTAAATTATATTCAGGCACATACTCTTGAGAATGTTTACCTATTAGGACATTCTATGGGAGGTAAAACTGCAATGTTGTTTGCTACTGAACACCCTGAATTTATTCATAAATTAATTATAGCAGATATTGCTCCGAAAGAATATCCGCCTCATCATCAAGATATCATCAAGGCTCTAGAATCTGTAGATTTTCAGATACAAAATTCTAGAAGGTTAATTGATGAAAAGTTAAGTGAGTTAATTTCTGAAGTAGGTGTGCGTCAATTTATTCTTAAAAACACATACAGGAAAACAAAAGATCAACTGGCTTTTCGTTTCAATCTTAAAGCACTATCTGAAAATTATCATGAAGTAGTGAAACCTTTACCCTCATCTACAGTTTTTAATGGTGAAACTCTATTTCTAAGAGGAGAAAAATCAGGTTATATTTTAGATGAAGACAGTTTTTTAATTAAAGCACATTTTCCTAATTCAGAAGTAGAAACAATATCAAAAGCTGGGCATTGGCTACATGCTGAAAACCCTTCAGAATTTTATACAAAAGCGATAAATTTTTTAAAATAA
- a CDS encoding TerC family protein: MLGIIFTLLMLVFLQAVLGFDNLLYISLESKKAPEADRKRVRKTGILIAIGLRIVLLFVLISIIDFFQTPFAWLTGGAKDIVEFSFNGHSIIVLIGGGFIIYTAIKEIWHMISIKDLNHDPEAEGNGKKTANAAIVSIVIMNLVFSFDSILAAIGLTSSIKNSTTAFIVMAIAIVISGLLMLVLADRISKFLAKNRMYEVLGLFILLIVGIMLVTEGGHLAHIKLFGNPVEPMSKTTFYFVIAVLIVTDIVQGRYQKKLSKEKQ; this comes from the coding sequence ATGTTAGGAATCATCTTTACGCTTTTAATGCTTGTTTTTTTACAAGCCGTTCTAGGATTTGATAACTTATTATATATTTCTCTAGAATCTAAAAAAGCTCCAGAAGCAGATCGAAAAAGAGTTCGTAAAACAGGGATTCTAATTGCTATCGGTTTAAGAATTGTATTGCTTTTCGTTTTAATTTCAATTATAGACTTTTTCCAAACTCCATTTGCTTGGTTAACAGGTGGTGCAAAAGATATTGTAGAATTTTCTTTCAACGGACACAGCATAATAGTATTGATAGGTGGTGGTTTTATTATTTACACCGCTATTAAAGAAATATGGCATATGATTTCTATTAAAGATTTAAATCATGATCCGGAAGCAGAAGGAAATGGAAAGAAAACTGCAAATGCTGCAATCGTTAGTATTGTAATTATGAATCTTGTTTTTTCTTTTGATTCTATATTAGCTGCAATAGGTTTAACTAGTAGTATAAAAAACTCAACTACTGCTTTTATTGTAATGGCCATCGCTATTGTGATTAGTGGTTTACTAATGTTAGTTTTAGCTGACAGAATATCTAAATTCTTAGCAAAAAACAGAATGTATGAAGTATTAGGACTATTTATTTTATTAATTGTAGGAATAATGCTAGTTACAGAAGGAGGACATTTAGCGCACATTAAGTTATTTGGCAATCCTGTAGAGCCGATGAGTAAAACTACATTTTATTTTGTTATTGCTGTATTAATTGTAACTGATATCGTTCAAGGTCGTTATCAAAAGAAACTCTCTAAAGAAAAACAATAA
- the tig gene encoding trigger factor, which translates to MNITKENIDALNAVVKVDIVAEDYKDKVTEVLNDYRKKANIPGFRKGHVPMGMVKKQYGKSVMIDEVNKLLQESLNKFLVEEKLDILGNPLPIVKDDFSWDTDQFSFEFELGLAPEFDVDLKGKNKIKEYKIVATDELIDKEVENIQTRYGKLIAQEVAEEHSNVTGTFVNEEKGINKKSTFLVNDLKGKKNEKKLIGAKAGDVIELDTKKLFEEDFKLQQVLGVSNEDAKDLDVKVTFTVEEVNKTELAELDQDLFDKLFADGSVKTVTELKDKIKEDAEKQFQQQADQQLLNAVTEHLIENTKFDLPETFLQKWLQTAGEKELTLDEAKEEYTKSEKGLRYQLIEGKIMKDNGINLEYAELLDYAKGFIKAQMAQFGNMNPEEEELNNIAGRVLSNQEEAQRLQTQLLSQKLLGFFKENMKFKSKEVSYEDFIKEVYK; encoded by the coding sequence ATGAACATTACAAAAGAAAATATAGATGCGTTAAACGCCGTTGTAAAAGTTGATATTGTAGCTGAAGATTATAAAGATAAGGTTACCGAGGTTCTTAATGATTATAGAAAAAAAGCTAACATTCCTGGTTTTAGAAAAGGTCATGTGCCAATGGGAATGGTTAAAAAGCAATACGGTAAATCTGTAATGATTGATGAAGTAAATAAACTTTTACAAGAAAGTTTAAATAAGTTCTTAGTTGAAGAGAAATTAGATATTCTTGGAAATCCATTACCTATTGTAAAAGATGATTTTTCTTGGGATACAGATCAGTTTTCTTTTGAGTTCGAATTAGGTTTAGCTCCTGAGTTTGACGTAGATTTAAAAGGTAAAAACAAAATTAAAGAATACAAGATTGTTGCAACTGACGAATTAATTGATAAGGAGGTAGAAAACATTCAAACTCGTTATGGAAAGTTAATCGCTCAGGAAGTTGCTGAAGAGCATTCTAATGTTACAGGAACTTTTGTTAACGAAGAAAAAGGAATTAACAAAAAGTCGACTTTCTTAGTAAATGATTTAAAAGGAAAGAAAAACGAAAAGAAATTAATCGGAGCTAAAGCTGGTGATGTTATTGAATTAGATACGAAGAAGCTTTTCGAAGAAGATTTCAAATTACAACAAGTTTTAGGTGTTTCTAATGAAGATGCTAAAGATTTAGATGTAAAAGTTACTTTCACTGTAGAAGAAGTTAACAAAACTGAGTTAGCAGAATTAGATCAAGATTTATTTGATAAATTATTTGCTGATGGTAGCGTTAAAACTGTTACTGAGTTAAAAGATAAAATTAAGGAAGATGCTGAAAAGCAATTCCAACAGCAAGCAGATCAACAATTATTAAATGCTGTTACAGAGCATTTAATTGAGAATACTAAGTTTGATTTACCTGAAACATTCTTACAAAAGTGGTTACAAACTGCAGGAGAAAAAGAATTAACTTTAGATGAAGCTAAAGAAGAGTATACAAAATCAGAAAAAGGTTTACGTTACCAATTAATCGAAGGAAAGATTATGAAAGATAACGGAATCAATTTAGAGTATGCTGAGTTATTAGACTACGCTAAAGGATTTATTAAGGCTCAAATGGCTCAGTTTGGAAACATGAATCCAGAAGAGGAAGAGTTAAATAATATCGCTGGTAGAGTATTATCTAATCAAGAAGAAGCTCAACGTTTACAAACGCAATTGCTTTCTCAAAAACTTTTAGGTTTCTTTAAAGAAAACATGAAGTTTAAGAGTAAAGAAGTTTCTTACGAAGATTTCATAAAAGAAGTTTACAAATAA
- a CDS encoding CPBP family intramembrane glutamic endopeptidase, with amino-acid sequence MNISLFKSKLLPILSIIFLFIFWKLPLNIEYFEIIIATLFVFLVSYIEFKSKFLKSLGFNTKDFKLNNLLIKAPLYAIGLFTLYYFVLLPGVTYLTKQPIDFSDFDSIKNNPSLLIISLVFVWISAAFGEEIVWRGYFMKQFVKLFGEGKLSLTLNILLFGFLFGMLHSYQRITGQIVTGILGAILSFIFYKHKYNLWLNIAIHGFFDTIALLLLYFEFL; translated from the coding sequence ATGAATATTTCACTATTTAAATCAAAATTATTACCAATCCTATCAATTATTTTCCTTTTTATTTTTTGGAAACTTCCGCTAAACATTGAATACTTCGAAATCATTATAGCGACATTATTTGTATTTCTAGTTAGCTATATAGAATTCAAATCTAAATTCTTAAAATCGTTAGGCTTCAATACAAAAGATTTTAAGTTGAATAACTTATTAATTAAAGCTCCTTTGTATGCTATTGGACTTTTTACTTTATATTATTTCGTGTTACTTCCTGGAGTAACTTATTTAACGAAACAGCCTATAGATTTTTCAGATTTTGATTCAATTAAAAATAATCCTTCGCTCTTAATAATTTCACTAGTTTTTGTATGGATTTCTGCTGCTTTTGGTGAAGAAATTGTTTGGAGAGGTTACTTTATGAAACAATTCGTAAAGCTCTTTGGAGAAGGTAAATTGAGCTTAACTCTAAATATCCTTTTATTCGGATTTTTATTTGGAATGTTACATTCGTATCAAAGAATCACAGGTCAAATAGTAACAGGGATTTTGGGAGCCATCTTATCTTTTATATTTTACAAACACAAATATAATTTATGGTTAAATATTGCTATACACGGTTTCTTCGACACTATAGCATTACTTTTATTATATTTTGAATTCCTGTAA
- a CDS encoding LytR/AlgR family response regulator transcription factor gives MLFREKVLSYYKRNITTIRNLLILTVLSVFTSHLTNYDADEGYDFPVISTIISILIGTLIGIIADRNFKYFERKQLFKTINWPTIFRYVFSTLGYITLIYLPFYLLAILVAKEEFLFYYYFVGLLITLLLSIIAIALLYGEKIYKLHKFNVTQGQLIVKKNGKTSIISYSEIAYFYSQEKIVYLVKNNNDSIITEFTLQKLEAILNEQLFFRVNRQVIVHINAVQEIISAQNGKLILSLTPNPSDKNLSELIISRYKKKEFMIWFENKLNN, from the coding sequence ATGCTTTTTAGAGAAAAAGTTTTAAGCTACTACAAAAGAAATATTACGACTATTAGAAATTTACTCATTCTAACAGTACTTTCAGTTTTCACTAGTCATTTAACTAATTATGATGCAGATGAAGGTTACGATTTCCCTGTAATATCTACTATTATTTCTATCCTTATTGGAACTCTAATTGGAATTATAGCTGATCGAAATTTCAAGTATTTTGAAAGAAAACAATTATTCAAAACCATTAACTGGCCCACTATTTTTCGTTATGTTTTTTCTACTTTAGGATATATAACATTAATCTATCTTCCCTTTTATTTATTAGCTATTTTAGTTGCCAAAGAAGAATTTCTCTTCTACTATTATTTTGTTGGTTTACTTATTACTTTATTGTTGAGTATTATTGCTATAGCTTTACTTTACGGAGAAAAAATATATAAACTCCATAAGTTTAATGTAACTCAAGGTCAATTAATAGTAAAGAAAAACGGAAAAACCTCGATAATTTCTTATTCTGAAATTGCCTACTTCTATAGCCAAGAAAAGATCGTTTACTTAGTAAAAAACAATAATGACTCTATTATTACTGAATTTACACTTCAGAAACTAGAAGCAATATTAAATGAGCAATTATTCTTTAGAGTAAACCGACAAGTTATTGTTCATATCAATGCTGTTCAAGAAATTATTTCTGCACAAAATGGGAAATTAATTTTATCGTTAACACCAAATCCTTCAGATAAAAATTTATCAGAATTAATAATTAGCAGATATAAAAAGAAAGAGTTTATGATTTGGTTCGAAAATAAGCTTAATAATTAA
- a CDS encoding DUF3592 domain-containing protein codes for MKGYVYGFTSNYSSSSSDQTTYYTDVYFKDNTNKTVYIRSCSSSSFVTDEVGDEVTVRYIKGKSEDGKITSFFFDFWGVAIILGAIGILPAVVGFMLAWNVAVDIFMKRNSKNFTKIIVADVTQVYVNQSLALNQKSPYIIEAEWIDKKTNESYIFLSEHIWEDPRSKVKDQILIKVDDENYNNYWMDISFLEKQ; via the coding sequence GTGAAAGGATATGTTTATGGGTTTACTTCTAATTACTCCAGTTCGAGTTCAGACCAAACTACGTATTATACAGATGTTTATTTTAAAGATAATACTAATAAAACTGTTTATATCAGATCTTGTAGTTCTTCATCATTCGTTACCGATGAGGTTGGCGATGAAGTTACTGTTCGTTACATAAAAGGTAAAAGTGAAGATGGTAAAATAACTAGTTTTTTCTTTGATTTTTGGGGTGTTGCTATTATTCTTGGAGCTATTGGGATTTTACCTGCTGTTGTTGGCTTTATGTTAGCATGGAACGTTGCCGTTGATATTTTTATGAAAAGGAATTCTAAAAATTTCACAAAAATTATAGTAGCAGATGTTACTCAAGTATATGTAAATCAATCTTTAGCATTGAATCAAAAATCGCCATATATCATAGAGGCTGAATGGATAGATAAAAAGACAAATGAAAGCTATATTTTTCTTAGTGAACATATCTGGGAAGATCCACGAAGTAAGGTAAAAGATCAAATCTTAATAAAAGTAGATGATGAAAATTACAATAACTATTGGATGGATATTTCCTTTTTAGAAAAGCAATAA
- a CDS encoding Na(+)-translocating NADH-quinone reductase subunit F, producing METPKRLEQALIKLYNAFHNNELNPECCSACAVGNILDNHDSWKHLSDEHGSTELSYVGRVHQRLGRKFNGYTPLELLRIEKIFLEACGFVVPLCHYNKKPENPTHKDNLFNGLCAVVAYLCKLDNIENVMDYSKIFEFENEDPVYQFDVIYS from the coding sequence ATGGAAACTCCTAAACGTTTAGAACAAGCTTTAATAAAATTATACAATGCCTTTCATAATAATGAGTTAAATCCTGAATGTTGCTCGGCTTGTGCAGTAGGTAATATTTTAGACAACCATGATAGTTGGAAACATTTATCGGATGAACACGGTTCCACAGAATTAAGTTATGTGGGTAGAGTTCACCAAAGATTGGGAAGAAAATTTAATGGTTATACTCCTTTAGAACTTTTACGCATTGAAAAAATCTTTTTAGAAGCTTGTGGATTTGTTGTACCTCTTTGTCACTATAACAAAAAACCAGAAAACCCAACACATAAAGACAATTTATTTAATGGCTTGTGTGCCGTTGTTGCCTACTTATGTAAACTAGATAACATCGAAAATGTAATGGATTATTCTAAAATTTTTGAATTTGAGAATGAAGATCCTGTTTATCAATTTGATGTAATTTACAGTTAA
- a CDS encoding DEAD/DEAH box helicase, with protein MTAFEDLDLSNPLRNSIADLGFSHPTPIQVEAFPVVRSGNDVVGIAQTGTGKTFAYILPILRDLKFSKQLNPRVLILVPTRELVLQVVEEIEKLAKYITLRVLGVYGGVNLNRHKQAVAEGCDIIVATPGRLYDLAVSKVLKLKSIQKLVIDEVDVMLDLGFRFQILNIFDLLPVRRQNIMFSATMTEDVEALIDDFFIAPKKIAIAVSGTPLDNIEQSAYEVPNFYTKINLINYLLFDKNEFHKVLIFAPNKRNADRIFNLLEEEFPGHNCVIHSNKTQNYRIKSIENFNEGKHRILIATDVIARGLDLQEISHVINFNPTQYAENYMHRIGRTGRAEHKGKSILLSTPKEQEAKTRIEELMNYEIPKLAIPEQVEISNQLTEEERPKEDKSQSNNRTSQEYVPGPAFHEKKDKNKKVNLGGSYRREIAKKYKKPKTRGDKNFNKRNKKK; from the coding sequence ATGACAGCTTTCGAAGATTTAGATTTATCAAATCCACTAAGAAACTCAATAGCCGATTTGGGTTTTTCTCATCCCACACCTATTCAGGTAGAAGCCTTTCCAGTAGTAAGGTCAGGAAACGATGTTGTTGGAATAGCTCAAACAGGTACAGGAAAAACGTTTGCCTATATTTTACCAATTTTAAGAGATTTAAAATTCTCAAAGCAGCTAAATCCAAGAGTTTTAATTTTAGTGCCAACTCGCGAACTTGTTTTACAGGTTGTAGAAGAGATAGAAAAACTAGCTAAATATATTACATTAAGAGTTTTAGGAGTTTACGGAGGTGTGAATTTAAATAGACACAAGCAAGCAGTTGCCGAAGGATGCGATATTATTGTTGCTACTCCAGGTAGATTATATGATTTAGCTGTTAGTAAGGTTTTAAAGTTAAAATCAATTCAGAAATTAGTAATTGATGAAGTAGATGTAATGTTAGATTTAGGATTTAGATTTCAAATCCTAAATATTTTTGATCTACTACCTGTTAGAAGACAAAATATTATGTTTTCGGCGACGATGACCGAAGATGTTGAAGCTTTAATTGATGATTTCTTTATTGCACCAAAAAAGATTGCCATAGCTGTAAGTGGAACACCGTTAGATAATATAGAACAGTCTGCTTATGAAGTTCCTAATTTTTATACCAAGATTAACCTAATTAATTACTTACTTTTTGATAAGAATGAGTTTCATAAAGTTTTAATATTTGCACCTAATAAAAGAAATGCAGATCGTATTTTTAACTTATTAGAAGAAGAATTTCCTGGACACAACTGTGTAATCCATTCAAATAAGACTCAAAACTATAGAATTAAGTCTATAGAAAACTTTAATGAAGGAAAACATAGAATTTTAATAGCAACAGATGTAATTGCTCGAGGTTTAGATTTACAAGAGATTTCGCATGTAATTAATTTTAATCCAACTCAATATGCAGAAAATTACATGCATAGAATTGGTAGAACAGGTAGAGCAGAGCATAAAGGTAAATCTATTTTGCTAAGTACTCCTAAAGAGCAAGAGGCGAAAACTAGGATTGAAGAATTGATGAATTATGAGATTCCTAAACTAGCGATTCCAGAACAGGTTGAGATTTCTAATCAATTGACAGAAGAAGAAAGACCTAAAGAAGATAAATCTCAATCTAATAACAGAACGTCACAAGAGTACGTTCCTGGGCCAGCTTTCCATGAAAAGAAGGATAAAAATAAAAAAGTAAACCTAGGAGGTAGTTATCGAAGAGAGATTGCAAAAAAATACAAGAAACCTAAAACAAGAGGAGACAAGAATTTCAATAAAAGAAATAAAAAGAAATAA